Within Oceanidesulfovibrio indonesiensis, the genomic segment GCTCAAGCAGCAGGGTTGCCCCCAGCGCAGCAGCCACTTTACCGATGCCTGATTTCAGCAGAGCCACCTCAACACCGTTCAGCTGGCCGGTGTAGATTTCACAACCCCCCAGAGAGAGGGTCTGACGGTTCTCAATTTTGTCACGCAGCAGCGTAACTTCTTCTTCCATTGCACCAATAATGCCGATTTTCATAGATTTACTCGCGATGTGCCTTGTTAAGATGCATAGTCTATCATGCGGTTAAGGGGAAACGCATTCTCACGCGGGGGAGCACATGTCACCAATCGATT encodes:
- the mtnN gene encoding 5'-methylthioadenosine/S-adenosylhomocysteine nucleosidase; the encoded protein is MKIGIIGAMEEEVTLLRDKIENRQTLSLGGCEIYTGQLNGVEVALLKSGIGKVAAALGATLLLERCKPDVIVNTGSAGGLAPTLKLGDIVVSDEARA